From Sphingomonas hengshuiensis, one genomic window encodes:
- a CDS encoding SDR family NAD(P)-dependent oxidoreductase: MRLQGRLAIVTAAASGMGRAGVERFVREGAQVAAIDIDPAALDALVAEFGADRITPIAADLSTPEGARGSIDQAVAALGGADILWAHAGMPGPASVETLDLVAYQKAIDLNITSAVLGAGQVAPHMRARGGGAIIFTSSISGLVGSMMSPIYSAAKWGVVGLAKSLALALAPDNIRVNVVCPGLTDTPMKLGFTGRSGDPAEAAANEARIVAAVPLGRLVKPGEVADAVLWLASDEASFVTGVALPVDGGFTAR, encoded by the coding sequence ATGCGCCTTCAGGGCAGGCTGGCGATCGTCACCGCGGCGGCTTCGGGCATGGGCCGGGCAGGGGTCGAGCGTTTCGTGCGCGAAGGCGCGCAGGTCGCAGCGATCGACATCGATCCGGCGGCGCTCGACGCGCTCGTCGCCGAATTCGGGGCCGACCGTATCACTCCGATCGCCGCCGACCTCTCGACACCCGAGGGCGCGCGCGGCAGCATCGACCAGGCAGTGGCGGCGCTCGGCGGTGCCGATATCCTCTGGGCGCATGCCGGGATGCCCGGACCGGCTTCGGTCGAGACTCTCGATCTCGTCGCCTATCAAAAGGCGATCGACCTCAATATCACCTCCGCCGTTCTTGGCGCCGGGCAGGTCGCGCCGCACATGCGCGCCCGCGGCGGCGGCGCGATCATCTTCACTTCGTCGATCTCCGGGCTGGTCGGCTCGATGATGAGCCCGATCTACTCGGCGGCGAAATGGGGGGTGGTCGGCCTCGCCAAATCGCTGGCGCTGGCGCTGGCGCCCGACAATATCCGGGTCAACGTGGTGTGCCCGGGGCTCACCGACACGCCGATGAAGCTGGGTTTCACCGGCCGCAGCGGCGATCCTGCCGAGGCCGCCGCCAACGAAGCCAGGATCGTCGCCGCAGTGCCGCTGGGGCGACTGGTCAAGCCGGGCGAGGTGGCCGACGCCGTGCTGTGGCTCGCCTCGGACGAGGCAAGCTTCGTCACCGGCGTGGCATTGCCGGTCGATGGCGGCTTCACGGCGCGCTGA
- a CDS encoding aldehyde dehydrogenase: protein MAEFRFDRLFIGGEWVAPIDGGLRDSIDPATGQPWTQVAFGGVRDVDRAVAAARAAFEGPWRKMAPWERAGLLRKFAELYATQVEALAQVESRDNGRAIRESRGDIGLHPQYWHWFASLADKADGRTIPMDDSVHAFTSRLPVGVVGTITPWNVPLMAATWKLGPALAAGCTVVLKPAEQTPASSLALAHLFEQAGFPPGVVNVVPGDGPVAGARLVAHPDVDKIAFTGEGATAKTILKTGADTLKRFSFELGGKAPHIIFADADIENAVNAATGSAWALCGQSCALGSRVLVERPVYDRVVEAFRRNAGRVRVGNQMDPATHMGPQAHAEQLAKTLSYVDIGRDEGAELVAGGGRIDREGFAGGYFVEPTVFAGVAPQMRIAQEEIFGPVAAIIPFDGEDEAVAIANGTPYGLAAGLWTGDVGRAHRVANRIEAGMVWVNTYRYIRWSTPYGGVKTSGWGRENGVEALDSYLETRTTVISTTGKFADPFAN from the coding sequence ATGGCCGAGTTCCGCTTCGATCGCCTGTTCATCGGAGGCGAGTGGGTCGCGCCGATCGACGGTGGGCTGCGCGACAGCATCGACCCCGCGACGGGCCAGCCTTGGACGCAGGTCGCTTTTGGCGGTGTGCGGGATGTGGATCGCGCGGTGGCCGCGGCGCGCGCTGCATTCGAGGGGCCGTGGCGTAAGATGGCGCCGTGGGAGCGGGCAGGGCTCTTGCGCAAGTTCGCGGAGCTTTACGCCACGCAGGTCGAGGCGCTGGCGCAGGTAGAGTCGCGCGACAATGGCCGCGCGATCCGCGAATCGCGCGGCGATATCGGGCTCCATCCGCAATATTGGCACTGGTTCGCCTCGCTCGCCGACAAGGCGGATGGGCGGACGATCCCGATGGACGACAGCGTCCACGCCTTCACCTCGCGGCTGCCGGTCGGCGTGGTCGGTACGATCACTCCGTGGAACGTGCCGCTGATGGCGGCGACGTGGAAATTGGGGCCGGCGCTCGCGGCGGGGTGTACCGTCGTCCTCAAGCCCGCCGAGCAGACCCCGGCCTCCTCGCTGGCGCTCGCGCATTTGTTCGAGCAGGCCGGATTTCCGCCCGGCGTGGTCAATGTCGTCCCTGGGGATGGTCCTGTCGCCGGCGCGCGTCTCGTCGCCCATCCCGACGTCGACAAGATCGCCTTCACCGGTGAGGGCGCGACCGCCAAGACGATCCTCAAGACCGGCGCCGACACGCTCAAGCGCTTCAGCTTCGAGCTTGGCGGCAAGGCGCCGCATATCATCTTTGCGGACGCCGATATCGAGAATGCAGTCAACGCGGCCACCGGCTCCGCCTGGGCATTGTGCGGCCAGAGCTGCGCGCTCGGCAGCCGCGTGCTCGTCGAGCGCCCGGTCTATGACCGCGTCGTCGAGGCGTTCCGCCGCAACGCAGGCCGCGTCCGCGTCGGCAACCAGATGGACCCGGCCACGCATATGGGCCCGCAGGCGCATGCCGAGCAGCTCGCCAAGACGCTGTCTTATGTCGATATCGGCCGCGACGAGGGAGCTGAATTGGTCGCTGGCGGCGGGCGTATCGACCGCGAGGGTTTTGCCGGCGGCTATTTCGTCGAACCCACGGTGTTCGCCGGCGTGGCACCGCAGATGCGGATCGCGCAGGAGGAGATTTTCGGCCCCGTCGCGGCGATCATCCCGTTCGACGGCGAGGACGAGGCGGTGGCGATCGCCAATGGCACGCCTTACGGCCTCGCTGCGGGGTTGTGGACCGGCGATGTCGGGCGCGCCCACCGCGTCGCCAACCGGATCGAAGCCGGCATGGTCTGGGTCAACACCTATCGCTACATCCGCTGGTCCACGCCCTATGGCGGGGTCAAGACCAGCGGCTGGGGCCGCGAGAACGGCGTCGAGGCGCTCGATTCCTATCTGGAGACGCGCACGACCGTGATCTCCACCACCGGCAAGTTCGCCGATCCCTTTGCGAATTAA
- a CDS encoding IclR family transcriptional regulator: protein MIVRQAANALQILEFFAERQRPANASEIADALGWPRSSTFKLVGTLASMGYLYEPLPRGGHYPSPRWLELAEKVSQADPLPAELGPLIRDVMQESGETVAISAPAGTHAMFVDVAESRQPVRYFARVGDRVPIHASSAGRALLAQMSAEERQTLYRRIDFTGYSATTPMTAARVEAELAEAEARGWHQSNAEYTPDLAGVALPMPYTGRRLSIVVVGPVSRCLERRAETAALLHRRLKALAASR from the coding sequence ATGATCGTTCGCCAGGCGGCCAATGCGCTGCAGATCCTCGAATTCTTCGCCGAACGCCAGCGGCCCGCCAACGCCTCCGAGATCGCCGATGCGCTCGGCTGGCCGCGTTCGAGCACGTTCAAGCTGGTCGGTACGCTGGCGTCGATGGGCTATCTCTACGAGCCGCTGCCGCGCGGCGGCCATTATCCCAGCCCGCGCTGGCTCGAACTGGCGGAGAAGGTGTCGCAGGCCGATCCGCTGCCGGCGGAACTCGGGCCGCTGATCCGCGACGTGATGCAGGAGAGCGGCGAGACAGTGGCGATCTCGGCCCCGGCCGGGACCCATGCGATGTTCGTCGACGTGGCGGAATCGCGCCAGCCGGTCCGCTATTTCGCGCGCGTCGGCGATCGGGTCCCGATCCATGCCAGCTCGGCGGGACGCGCGCTGCTCGCGCAGATGAGCGCGGAGGAACGCCAGACATTGTACCGCCGCATCGACTTCACCGGCTATTCGGCGACCACGCCAATGACCGCGGCACGCGTCGAGGCCGAGCTGGCCGAGGCGGAGGCGCGCGGCTGGCATCAGAGCAATGCCGAATATACCCCCGATCTCGCCGGCGTCGCGCTTCCCATGCCCTATACCGGGCGGCGGCTGTCGATCGTGGTGGTCGGGCCGGTATCGCGCTGCCTCGAGCGGCGGGCCGAGACCGCGGCGCTGCTGCACCGCCGCCTGAAGGCGCTCGCCGCCTCGCGCTGA